One part of the Lotus japonicus ecotype B-129 chromosome 2, LjGifu_v1.2 genome encodes these proteins:
- the LOC130737023 gene encoding uncharacterized protein LOC130737023, with product MEGGNVLLSEAYALKHGLALVWEQGYRDVICNIDCGELLRSLEDEESRRFLPILAEISDFINRDWRISLVPISRDCNAPADWLAKKGATTPTSTFSLLEEPPSELEILLLRDRLAVV from the coding sequence ATGGAGGGTGGCAACGTGCTGCTATCGGAAGCTTATGCGCTGAAACATGGTTTGGCTTTGGTCTGGGAGCAGGGTTATCGTGATGTCATATGCAACATAGATTGTGGAGAGCTGCTGCGTTCTTTGGAGGACGAGGAAAGCCGCCGCTTTCTCCCAATCCTGGCCGAAATCAGTGACTTCATCAACAGAGACTGGAGGATATCGTTAGTCCCCATCAGTAGAGACTGCAATGCTCCGGCGGACTGGTTAGCCAAGAAGGGCGCTACAACACCTACGTCTACCTTTAGCTTGCTAGAGGAGCCTCCTTCGGAGTTAGAGATCCTTCTATTGAGGGATCGGTTAGCTGTTGTTTAG
- the LOC130737022 gene encoding uncharacterized protein LOC130737022, whose amino-acid sequence METRRRRRDEDPEHRHVSLSRRIRGRPRRVQVQREETDQVTPPAAPPPPPSLTPPLPSPPSSPERQRSLIASGGETQASQAPISSQDWRPLISSIDDIRQRNEYLQEQLEYYRFEQQDEGEREAEAVAEFEPFSAAVREVAIPDNMKNIVLETYSGKANPKEHLLYFNPKMVISVASDAVKCRMFPATFKGTSMVWFTTLPRGSITNFRDFSSKFLVQFSASKTKQVTIEDLYNVRQSEGETFESVREAVQHCISKDRGIRAKCLCPRL is encoded by the coding sequence ATGGAAACACGTCGCAGACGACGTGATGAAGATCCTGAGCATCGGCATGTTTCGCTGTCGCGCCGCATCAGAGGCAGGCCGCGACGTGTGCAGGTTCAACGCGAGGAGACGGATCAGGTGACTCCTCCTGCTgcgcctccacctcctccttctctgACGCCTCCGTTGCCCTCACCGCCGTCCTCGCCAGAGCGGCAGAGGTCACTCATAGCGTCAGGAGGAGAGACTCAGGCATCTCAGGCACCGATCTCCAGCCAAGATTGGAGACCTCTGATTAGTAGTATTGACGATATACGACAACGAAACGAGTATCTCCAAGAGCAGCTAGAGTACTATCGTTTTGAGCAGCAAGATGAGGGAGAGCGCGAGGCAGAGGCTGTGGCTGAGTTCGAACCGTTTTCAGCGGCGGTGAGAGAAGTTGCCATTCCAGACAATATGAAGAATATAGTTCTGGAGACCTACAGTGGAAAGGCTAATCCCAAGGAGCACCTGCTATATTTCAACCCAAAGATGGTGATCAGCGTCGCTTCTGATGCGGTCAAGTGTAGGATGTTTCCAGCCACATTCAAAGGCACATCAATGGTGTGGTTCACGACTCTACCACGAGGATCTATCACGAACTTCCGTGACTTCTCATCCAAATTCCTTGTCCAGTTCTCGGCGAGCAAAACTAAGCAGGTGACGATTGAAGATTTGTACAATGTGCGTCAATCTGAGGGCGAGACTTTTGAATCAGTACGTGAAGCGGTTCAGCACTGCATCAGTAAAGATAGAGGAATCCGAGCCAAATGCCTGTGCCCGCGCCTTTAA